Proteins encoded together in one Lathamus discolor isolate bLatDis1 chromosome 3, bLatDis1.hap1, whole genome shotgun sequence window:
- the TRA2B gene encoding transformer-2 protein homolog beta isoform X1, whose translation MSDSGEQNYGERESRSASRSGSAHGSGKSGRHTPARSRSKEDSRRSRSKSRSRSESRSRSRRSSRRHYTRSRSRSRSHRRSRSRSYSRDYRRRHSHSHSPMSTRRRHIGNRANPDPNCCLGVFGLSLYTTERDLREVFSKYGPIADVSIVYDQQSRRSRGFAFVYFENVEDAKEAKERANGMELDGRRIRVDFSITKRPHTPTPGIYMGRPTYGSSRRRDYYDRGYDRGYDDRDYYSRSYRGGGGGGGGWRAVQDRDQFYRRRSPSPYYSRGGYRSRSRSRSYSPRRY comes from the exons GAATCCCGTTCTGCTTCCAGAAGCGGAAGTGCTCATGGGTCTGGCAAGTCGGGGAGGCACACCCCTGCAAGATCTCGATCTAAGGAGGATTCCAGGCGTTCCAGGTCAAAATCTAGATCCAGGTCTGAATCCAG atcTAGATCCAGGAGGAGTTCCCGTAGACACTACACAAGATCACGCTCTCGCTCCCGCTCTCACAGGAGATCCAGAAGTAGGTCTTACAGTCGGGATTATCGGCGGCGACACAGTCACAGCCATTCACCCATGTCTACTCGCAGACGTCATATTGGAAACAGG GCAAATCCTGACCCAAATTGTTGTCTTGGTGTGTTTGGATTGAGCCTGTACACCACGGAAAGAGATCTGAGAGAAGTTTTCTCCAAGTATGGTCCCATTGCTGATGTTTCCATTGTGTATGATCAGCAGTCTCGGCGTTCAAGGGGATTTGCATTTGTGTACTTCGAAAACGTTGAAGATGCTAAGGAA GCAAAGGAACGTGCCAATGGAATGGAGCTGGATGGAAGAAGGATCCGGGTAGACTTCTCCATAACAAAAAGACCTCATACACCAACCCCTGGAATCTATATGGGAAGACCCACTTA TGGCAGCTCACGACGACGAGATTACTATGACAGAGGGTATGACAGAGGGTATGATGATCGTGACTATTACAGCAGATCATACAG aggaggtggtggtggcggCGGAGGATGGAGAGCTGTTCAAGACAGGGATCAGTTTTACAG GAGGAGGTCACCATCCCCATATTACAGCCGAGGGGGCTACAGATCTCGATCCAGATCTCGATCCTATTCACCTC GTCGCTATTAA
- the TRA2B gene encoding transformer-2 protein homolog beta isoform X2 gives MSDSGEQNYGERESRSASRSGSAHGSGKSGRHTPARSRSKEDSRRSRSKSRSRSESRSRSRRSSRRHYTRSRSRSRSHRRSRSRSYSRDYRRRHSHSHSPMSTRRRHIGNRANPDPNCCLGVFGLSLYTTERDLREVFSKYGPIADVSIVYDQQSRRSRGFAFVYFENVEDAKEAKERANGMELDGRRIRVDFSITKRPHTPTPGIYMGRPTYGSSRRRDYYDRGYDRGYDDRDYYSRSYRGGGGGGGGWRAVQDRDQFYRRRSPSPYYSRGGYRSRSRSRSYSPRK, from the exons GAATCCCGTTCTGCTTCCAGAAGCGGAAGTGCTCATGGGTCTGGCAAGTCGGGGAGGCACACCCCTGCAAGATCTCGATCTAAGGAGGATTCCAGGCGTTCCAGGTCAAAATCTAGATCCAGGTCTGAATCCAG atcTAGATCCAGGAGGAGTTCCCGTAGACACTACACAAGATCACGCTCTCGCTCCCGCTCTCACAGGAGATCCAGAAGTAGGTCTTACAGTCGGGATTATCGGCGGCGACACAGTCACAGCCATTCACCCATGTCTACTCGCAGACGTCATATTGGAAACAGG GCAAATCCTGACCCAAATTGTTGTCTTGGTGTGTTTGGATTGAGCCTGTACACCACGGAAAGAGATCTGAGAGAAGTTTTCTCCAAGTATGGTCCCATTGCTGATGTTTCCATTGTGTATGATCAGCAGTCTCGGCGTTCAAGGGGATTTGCATTTGTGTACTTCGAAAACGTTGAAGATGCTAAGGAA GCAAAGGAACGTGCCAATGGAATGGAGCTGGATGGAAGAAGGATCCGGGTAGACTTCTCCATAACAAAAAGACCTCATACACCAACCCCTGGAATCTATATGGGAAGACCCACTTA TGGCAGCTCACGACGACGAGATTACTATGACAGAGGGTATGACAGAGGGTATGATGATCGTGACTATTACAGCAGATCATACAG aggaggtggtggtggcggCGGAGGATGGAGAGCTGTTCAAGACAGGGATCAGTTTTACAG GAGGAGGTCACCATCCCCATATTACAGCCGAGGGGGCTACAGATCTCGATCCAGATCTCGATCCTATTCACCTCGTAAGTAG
- the IGF2BP2 gene encoding insulin-like growth factor 2 mRNA-binding protein 2 isoform X1 — protein MKRRRMNKLYIGNLSPAATADDLKQLFGERKLPLAGQVLIKSGYAFVDYPDQNWAIRAIETLSGKVELHGKVMEVDYSVPKKLRSRKIQIRNIPPHLQWEVLDGLLAQYGTVENVEQVNTDTETAVVNVTYASKEEAKVAIEKLSNHQFENYSFKISYIPDEEVSSPPPPQRSRRGGHSSREQGSSPGGSSQPKQLDFPLRMLVPTQFVGAIIGKEGLTIKNLTKQTQSKVDIHRKENAGAAEKPITIHATPEGCSEACRMILDIMQKEADETKSAEEIPLKILAHNSLVGRLIGKEGRNLKKIEQDTGTKITISPLQDLTIYNPERTITVKGSTEACSKAEVEIMKKLREAYENDVVAVNQQANLIPGLNLNALGIFSTGLPMLPSNPGARGAAAAAPYPPFASSSAYLSGLYGTPPGSAFPHQHPLPEQEVVNLFIPTQAVGAIIGKKGQHIKQLARFAGASIKIAPAEGPDASERMVIITGPPEAQFKAQGRIFGKLKEENFFNPKEEVKLEAHIKVPSFAAGRVIGKGGKTVNELQNLTSAEVIVPRDQTPDENEEVIVKIIGHFFASQTAQRKIREIVQQVKQQEHKHVAQGAPASQQSK, from the exons ATGAAGCGACGGAGGATGAACAAGCTGTACATCGGCAACCTCAgccccgccgccaccgccgACGACCTCAAGCAGCTTTTCGGGGAAAGGAAGCTGCCCCTGGCCGGTCAGGTCCTCATCAAGTCCGGCTACGCCTTCGTGGATTACCCGGACCAAAACTGGGCCATCCGCGCTATCGAGACCCTCTCGG GGAAAGTGGAGCTGCACGGCAAAGTGATGGAAGTGGATTATTCCGTGCCCAAAAAGCTCAG GAGCAGGAAGATCCAGATCCGAAACATCCCACCCCACCTGCAGTGGGAG GTGCTGGATGGTCTGTTAGCTCAGTATGGGACAGTGGAGAATGTAGAGCAAG TCAACACAGACACAGAAACAGCCGTTGTCAACGTAACGTATGCAAGTAAAGAAGAAGCAAAAGT AGCAATTGAGAAGCTGAGCAATCACCAGTTTGAGAACTATTCCTTCAAGATTTCCTACATCCCGGATGAAGAGGTGAGCTCCCCTCCGCCCCCCCAGCGATCCCGCCGCGGGGGCCACTCTTCCAGGGAGCAGGGCTCCTCCCCGGGGGGCTCCTCGCAGCCCAAACAGCTCGATTTCCCACTGCGGATGCTGGTGCCCACGCAGTTTGTTGGTGCGATCATAGGAAAGGAGGGCTTGACCATAAAGAACCTTACTAAGCAAACCCAGTCCAA GGTTGACATCCATCGGAAAGAGAACGCTGGCGCTGCTGAAAAGCCCATCACCATCCATGCCACGCCGGAGGGGTGCTCGGAAGCATGTCGCATGATCCTTGATAtcatgcagaaggaagctgatgAAACTAAATC AGCAGAAGAGATTCCCTTGAAAATCCTGGCACACAACAGTCTGGTGGGGCGGCTCATTGGCAAGGAGGGCCGCAACCTCAAGAAGATCGAGCAGGACACGGGCACGAAGATCACCATCTCCCC CTTGCAGGATCTGACCATTTACAACCCCGAGCGGACCATCACGGTGAAGGGCAGCACCGAGGCGTGCTCCAAGGCTGAAGTGGAGATCATGAAGAAGTTGCGAGAGGCCTATGAGAACGATGTGGTGGCCGTCAAT CAACAAGCCAACCTGATCCCAGGACTGAACCTTAATGCTTTGGGCATCTTCTCGACTGGGCTGCCAATGCTCCCATCTAATCCAGGGGCGcgaggggctgcagcagctgccccaTACCCCCCATTTGCA AGCTCCTCAGCATACCTGTCGGGTCTGTACGGAACGCCCCCAGGCAGTGCCTTTCCCCATCAGCACCCT CTGCCGGAGCAGGAGGTTGTGAACTTGTTCATCCCAACGCAGGCGGTGGGGGCCATCATTGGGAAGAAGGGGCAGCACATCAAGCAGCTGGCACGGTTTGCTGGTGCCTCCATCAAG ATTGCCCCAGCAGAAGGTCCTGATGCCAGCGAGCGGATGGTCATCATCACAGGGCCACCTGAGGCTCAGTTCAAG gcccaGGGGCGGATATTTGGGAAGCTGAAAGAGGAGAACTTCTTTAACCCaaaagaagaagtgaagctTGAAGCCCACATCAAGGTGCCTTCCTTCGCTGCTGGCCGTGTGATAGGCAAAGGTGGCAAGACG GTGAATGAACTGCAGAACTTAACTAGTGCAGAAGTCATTGTGCCACGAGACCAAACCCCAGATGAGAATGAGGAGGTCATTGTTAAAATCATTGGGCATTTCTTTGCCAGTCAG
- the IGF2BP2 gene encoding insulin-like growth factor 2 mRNA-binding protein 2 isoform X2 — translation MKRRRMNKLYIGNLSPAATADDLKQLFGERKLPLAGQVLIKSGYAFVDYPDQNWAIRAIETLSGKVELHGKVMEVDYSVPKKLRSRKIQIRNIPPHLQWEVLDGLLAQYGTVENVEQVNTDTETAVVNVTYASKEEAKVAIEKLSNHQFENYSFKISYIPDEEFVGAIIGKEGLTIKNLTKQTQSKVDIHRKENAGAAEKPITIHATPEGCSEACRMILDIMQKEADETKSAEEIPLKILAHNSLVGRLIGKEGRNLKKIEQDTGTKITISPLQDLTIYNPERTITVKGSTEACSKAEVEIMKKLREAYENDVVAVNQQANLIPGLNLNALGIFSTGLPMLPSNPGARGAAAAAPYPPFASSSAYLSGLYGTPPGSAFPHQHPLPEQEVVNLFIPTQAVGAIIGKKGQHIKQLARFAGASIKIAPAEGPDASERMVIITGPPEAQFKAQGRIFGKLKEENFFNPKEEVKLEAHIKVPSFAAGRVIGKGGKTVNELQNLTSAEVIVPRDQTPDENEEVIVKIIGHFFASQTAQRKIREIVQQVKQQEHKHVAQGAPASQQSK, via the exons ATGAAGCGACGGAGGATGAACAAGCTGTACATCGGCAACCTCAgccccgccgccaccgccgACGACCTCAAGCAGCTTTTCGGGGAAAGGAAGCTGCCCCTGGCCGGTCAGGTCCTCATCAAGTCCGGCTACGCCTTCGTGGATTACCCGGACCAAAACTGGGCCATCCGCGCTATCGAGACCCTCTCGG GGAAAGTGGAGCTGCACGGCAAAGTGATGGAAGTGGATTATTCCGTGCCCAAAAAGCTCAG GAGCAGGAAGATCCAGATCCGAAACATCCCACCCCACCTGCAGTGGGAG GTGCTGGATGGTCTGTTAGCTCAGTATGGGACAGTGGAGAATGTAGAGCAAG TCAACACAGACACAGAAACAGCCGTTGTCAACGTAACGTATGCAAGTAAAGAAGAAGCAAAAGT AGCAATTGAGAAGCTGAGCAATCACCAGTTTGAGAACTATTCCTTCAAGATTTCCTACATCCCGGATGAAGAG TTTGTTGGTGCGATCATAGGAAAGGAGGGCTTGACCATAAAGAACCTTACTAAGCAAACCCAGTCCAA GGTTGACATCCATCGGAAAGAGAACGCTGGCGCTGCTGAAAAGCCCATCACCATCCATGCCACGCCGGAGGGGTGCTCGGAAGCATGTCGCATGATCCTTGATAtcatgcagaaggaagctgatgAAACTAAATC AGCAGAAGAGATTCCCTTGAAAATCCTGGCACACAACAGTCTGGTGGGGCGGCTCATTGGCAAGGAGGGCCGCAACCTCAAGAAGATCGAGCAGGACACGGGCACGAAGATCACCATCTCCCC CTTGCAGGATCTGACCATTTACAACCCCGAGCGGACCATCACGGTGAAGGGCAGCACCGAGGCGTGCTCCAAGGCTGAAGTGGAGATCATGAAGAAGTTGCGAGAGGCCTATGAGAACGATGTGGTGGCCGTCAAT CAACAAGCCAACCTGATCCCAGGACTGAACCTTAATGCTTTGGGCATCTTCTCGACTGGGCTGCCAATGCTCCCATCTAATCCAGGGGCGcgaggggctgcagcagctgccccaTACCCCCCATTTGCA AGCTCCTCAGCATACCTGTCGGGTCTGTACGGAACGCCCCCAGGCAGTGCCTTTCCCCATCAGCACCCT CTGCCGGAGCAGGAGGTTGTGAACTTGTTCATCCCAACGCAGGCGGTGGGGGCCATCATTGGGAAGAAGGGGCAGCACATCAAGCAGCTGGCACGGTTTGCTGGTGCCTCCATCAAG ATTGCCCCAGCAGAAGGTCCTGATGCCAGCGAGCGGATGGTCATCATCACAGGGCCACCTGAGGCTCAGTTCAAG gcccaGGGGCGGATATTTGGGAAGCTGAAAGAGGAGAACTTCTTTAACCCaaaagaagaagtgaagctTGAAGCCCACATCAAGGTGCCTTCCTTCGCTGCTGGCCGTGTGATAGGCAAAGGTGGCAAGACG GTGAATGAACTGCAGAACTTAACTAGTGCAGAAGTCATTGTGCCACGAGACCAAACCCCAGATGAGAATGAGGAGGTCATTGTTAAAATCATTGGGCATTTCTTTGCCAGTCAG